A part of Phoenix dactylifera cultivar Barhee BC4 chromosome 2, palm_55x_up_171113_PBpolish2nd_filt_p, whole genome shotgun sequence genomic DNA contains:
- the LOC103723267 gene encoding NAC domain-containing protein 7-like, whose translation MNTFSHVPPGFRFHPTDEELVDYYLRKKVASRRIDLDVIKDVDLYKIEPWDLQEKCKIGIEEQNEWYFFSHKDKKYPTGTRTNRATTAGFWKATGRDKPIYSKNNLIGMRKTLVFYKGRAPNGQKSDWIMHEYRLETNENGTPQEEGWVVCRVFKKKVAAIRRVSEHESPCWYDEQTSFMPDLDSPKRIAPQLDMAYQHFYSCKPELELHHLMPHDSFLQLPQLESPKLPNYVDHGCALQPSAVTPEDPMQPGHQLQIISICNCSGSTTDPSVEQVTDWRVLDKFVASQLSHGDVSKEPNCSNPALVFQVSDKEEAAVEYGSTSTSSGQIDLWK comes from the exons ATGAATACTTTTTCACATGTTCCCCCAGGATTTCGTTTCCACCCTACCGATGAAGAACTCGTGGACTACTATCTTAGAAAGAAGGTAGCATCAAGGAGGATTGACCTAGATGTCATAAAGGATGTTGATCTGTACAAAATTGAGCCATGGGACCTTCAAG AGAAATGTAAGATAGGAATAGAAGAGCAGAATGAGTGGTACTTCTTCAGCCATAAAGATAAGAAATATCCGACCGGAACTCGCACAAATAGAGCAACAACAGCTGGATTTTGGAAGGCAACTGGAAGGGACAAGCCAATATACTCAAAGAACAACTTGATTGGAATGCGGAAGACTCTAGTCTTTTACAAGGGTCGAGCACCAAATGGGCAGAAGTCTGACTGGATCATGCATGAGTACCGGCTTGAAACAAATGAAAATGGGACTCCCCAG GAAGAGGGATGGGTGGTCTGTAGGGTGTTCAAGAAGAAAGTAGCAGCAATAAGAAGAGTAAGCGAGCACGAGTCGCCTTGTTGGTATGATGAACAAACCTCATTCATGCCGGATCTAGATTCTCCAAAGCGGATAGCTCCCCAGCTCGACATGGCCTATCAGCACTTCTATTCATGCAAACCAGAGCTAGAGCTGCACCACCTCATGCCACATGACTCATTCCTTCAGCTCCCTCAGCTAGAAAGCCCCAAGCTTCCCAACTATGTCGACCATGGATGCGCTCTCCAGCCATCTGCAGTCACACCTGAAGATCCAATGCAGCCTGGTCACCAACTTCAGATTATCTCAATCTGTAATTGCAGTGGGAGCACTACTGATCCATCGGTGGAGCAGGTAACTGATTGGAGGGTTCTTGATAAGTTTGTTGCATCTCAGCTTAGCCATGGTGATGTCTCCAAAGAACCTAACTGCTCCAATCCAGCCCTAGTATTTCAAGTTTCCGACAAGGAAGAAGCTGCAGTAGAATACGGGTCGACATCCACCTCTAGTGGGCAAATCGATCTATGGAAGTGA